The Cuculus canorus isolate bCucCan1 chromosome 5, bCucCan1.pri, whole genome shotgun sequence genome window below encodes:
- the LOC104062583 gene encoding LOW QUALITY PROTEIN: olfactory receptor 2D2-like (The sequence of the model RefSeq protein was modified relative to this genomic sequence to represent the inferred CDS: deleted 1 base in 1 codon), with amino-acid sequence MARENQSIVTQFVFQGLSSQPRTQTILFVAFLFFYLFTVVGNITIIAVIRADCQLQSPMYFFLANLDFLDICFVSSNIPQMLVNLLTRKRTISFSGCAAQMCFSLAFGMTERVLLGVMAYDRYMAICHPLLYTTIISRKVCIHMVMASWITSLLSSMVINSLNLRLPFCGPDILNHFFCKAPAVLALACADTAFTELVIFIFSILIVFIPFLLIITSYAHILSAALKIQSVHVQSKVFSTCGSHLMVVTIFFGTAICIYVNPKSRAPQDRDKVISMFYTIVAAMLNPLIYSLRNMDMQRALRRAMNRSKSFFI; translated from the exons ATGGCCAGGGAAAACCAAAGTATAGTGACACAATTTGTCTTTCAAGGCCTTTCCTCCCAGCCAAGGACACAGACCATCCTTTTCGTAGCGTTCctg tttttttatctgttcaCAGTTGTTGGGAACATCACGATCATTGCAGTAATCAGAGCCGATTGCCAGTTGCAGTCacccatgtacttcttccttgCCAACCTGGACTTCTTGGATATCTGCTTCGTCTCCAGCAACATCCCCCAGATGCTGGTGAACCTCTTGACCAGGAAGAGGAccatctccttctctggatgtgctgcTCAGATGTGTTTCTCTCTGGCTTTTGGCATGACAGAGCGTGTTCTGCTTGGGGTCATGGCCTATGATCGGTATATGGCAATATGTCACCCCTTGCTCTACACCACTATTATAAGCAGAAAGGTTTGCATTCACATGGTAATGGCTTCCTGGATCACCAGCTTGCTGAGCTCCATGGTCATCAACAGTCTCAACTTGCGGCTGCCGTTCTGTGGGCCTGACATCTTGAaccatttcttctgcaaagcacCTGCAGTGCTGGCCTTGGCCTGTGCGGACACTGCCTTCACGGAGCTGGTCATCTTCATCTTCAGCATCCTCATAGTCTTCATCCCCTTTCTTCTGATCATCACCTCCTATGCCCATATACTTTCTGCTGCATTGAAGATTCAATCTGTACATGTGCAATCCAAGGTCTTCTCCACCTGTGGATCCCACCTGATGGTGGTAACCATATTCTTTGGGACAGCCATTTGCATTTACGTGAATCCTAAATCAAGGGCTCCACAGGACAGGGACAAAGTGATTTCAATGTTTTACACCATTGTAGCCGCAATGctgaaccccctcatctacagcctTAGGAACATGGACATGCAGCGTGCCCTGAGAAGGGCAATGAATAGATCCAAATCCTTCTTTATCTAA